The stretch of DNA CATGGCCGGCGCGTTCGTTGGCGGCCTGCTGGGCGGGCACATCCCCGGCCAGATCCTGCTGATCGCCTTCGCCGTGATGATGGTGGCCACATCGGTGGCCATGCTGCGCGGCCGGAAGAAGAAGAACGACGGCGCGGCGGAGCCGGTCAAGCACGAACTGCCCCTTGGCAGGGTGCTGCTGGACGGCGTTGTCGTCGGCCTTGTGACCGGGCTCGTCGGCGCGGGCGGCGGCTTCCTTGTCGTACCTGCCCTGGCGCTGCTGGGCGGCCTGCCCATGTCCGTTGCCGTCGGCACATCCCTGGTGGTCATCGCCATGAAATCCTTCGCCGGGCTCGCCGGCTACCTCACCACCGTCCAGCTTGACTGGGGCATCACCCTCGGCGTCACCGCCGCAGCCATCGTCGGCAGCCTCATCGGCTCAAAGCTGGCAGGGAAGATCCCCGAAGCGGCCCTGCGCAAAAGCTTCGGCTGGTTCGTCCTGGCCATGGGCACCTTCGTCCTGATCCAGCAGGCCCCGCCCGGCCTGCAATGGCCCATCGCCGCGGGCGTGGCAGCCCTTACCGCAGCCACCGCAGCCACCGCCGGCATCTGCTGGTTCTTCATCGGCTCCTGCCCACTCCGGAACCGCAGCGGCCGCCGCAGCAGCGACATACCCTCACCCGCCTGATCGCCTCTACCGGAGCACGCCATGGGCCTTATCAGCTCCCTGAAGAAAGCTTTCGGCAAACCCTACAAAACCATTTCGGTGGCTGGGGCCAAGCGCCTCCTCTCCTCAGGTGCTGCGCTGATCGATGTCCGCTCCGCGCAGGAATGGCGCTCCGGGCGGGCGCTCCAGGCCAAGCACATCCCCCTGGACCGGCTGCAGGCCAGTACCACCGGTATCAATAAGACCCGCCCGGTAATCACGGTCTGCGCCTCCGGCATCCGGTCCGCCTCCGCGGCGCGGGCTCTCGCCGAACAGGGTTTCGAAGCCTACTCGGTGCGTGGCGGCATGGCTGCCTGGC from Pseudarthrobacter chlorophenolicus A6 encodes:
- a CDS encoding sulfite exporter TauE/SafE family protein; translated protein: MSLTLLLVLALSVVIGLSLGVLGGGGSILTVPILVYVAGFEAKEAIAASLFVVGVTSAVSVISHARGGRVMWRTGLIFGAAGMAGAFVGGLLGGHIPGQILLIAFAVMMVATSVAMLRGRKKKNDGAAEPVKHELPLGRVLLDGVVVGLVTGLVGAGGGFLVVPALALLGGLPMSVAVGTSLVVIAMKSFAGLAGYLTTVQLDWGITLGVTAAAIVGSLIGSKLAGKIPEAALRKSFGWFVLAMGTFVLIQQAPPGLQWPIAAGVAALTAATAATAGICWFFIGSCPLRNRSGRRSSDIPSPA
- a CDS encoding rhodanese-like domain-containing protein, translated to MGLISSLKKAFGKPYKTISVAGAKRLLSSGAALIDVRSAQEWRSGRALQAKHIPLDRLQASTTGINKTRPVITVCASGIRSASAARALAEQGFEAYSVRGGMAAWRQAGEPVR